A single genomic interval of Zingiber officinale cultivar Zhangliang chromosome 4A, Zo_v1.1, whole genome shotgun sequence harbors:
- the LOC121969584 gene encoding uncharacterized protein LOC121969584 yields MILMDGCCFKRHLLLAFMGCCLGLLGDVGSSLERTLKSPFKRDQPSRGWRGQCSSSLIDMENNVNSLSLLDTHLPSSPTSVCEDTKVAVENTKNDSFVNQGTIAWNEMRREWLGDNSNKCRKIPSEPSITWFSTYDDLLSTSRPFPQAIPLSEMVDFLVDIWHDEGLYD; encoded by the exons ATGATTTTGATGGATGGATGCTGCTTCAAAAGACACCTGCTTTTAGCTTTCATGGG CTGTTGTTTGGGACTCCTAGGTGATGTCGGATCAAGTTTAGAAAGGACACTGAAGTCACCCTTCAAAAGGGATCAGCCTTCAAGAGGTTGGAGAGGGCAATGCTCATCAAGCCTTATAGATATGGAGAATAATGTCAACAGCCTTAGCTTGCTTGATACACACCTACCTTCAAGTCCCACATCTGTTTGTGAGGACACAAAAGTTGCAGTTGAGAATACAAAAAATGACTCCTTTGTTAACCAAG GCACTATAGCTTGGAATGAGATGAGACGAGAATGGTTAGGAGACAATTCAAACAAATGCCGCAAAATACCAAGTGAACCATCAATAAC CTGGTTCTCAACATACGATGACTTGCTATCCACTAGTCGACCCTTCCCGCAGGCAATTCCATTATCT gaaatgGTTGATTTTTTAGTTGACATTTGGCATGATGAAGGTCTCTATGACTAG
- the LOC121969585 gene encoding protein SOSEKI 3-like isoform X1 — translation MDARMRRYAPQVSPDRTRVWAEPPPKHHFHAQERQQGGKIPVVYYLCRNRHLEHPHFIEVPLCSPEGLYLKDVIERLNVLRGKGMAAMYSWSCKRGYKNGFVWHDLSEDDLILPAQGNEYVLKGSELMNQTPPERNNHGMGNAKIQNLKQPPQDPSPSSYKVQEASCSPSSVGLVTKDTKFPPPSPKYSSPPPAMQDAELFPSTHQLTSSGNFSPEPGGQSAPRSAVGSPNPDEYKICNPVVGSQDASTQTEGGDVQRIKNKLQNVSVSFSDGSPHNGYNESQNEQTLRFKLEPEIAIVGRSPATTISSDISSGRMNTLESLIRDEVNRRNNLSVLEGEEDFHLNGPKFKTTSMLMHLITCGSTTVKNHYGFGFAPTYRPRITNMNFTSPLSTNSLVMGEINCLAESQREIGKGLKLNESFGRSMNETKYNEEIGGLPHIKQSSSIDEDRILDMPYNSRRDGKKAVDLSESKFLLRTIKLATSKHSRNDQNESAVSPVLDTRMSPAMPAICKSSPLNSSNGGSKRIIESSSINGTSARLESFRNRTPCQETVIQIEERLTSGARVIIQSGSRSDNSEGSSD, via the exons ATGGACGCCAGGATGAGGAGGTACGCGCCGCAGGTCAGCCCGGACCGGACCAGAGTGTGGGCGGAGCCGCCGCCGAAGCACCACTTCCACGCGCAGGAGCGCCAGCAAGGGGGGAAGATTCCGGTTGTCTATTACCTCTGCCGGAATCGACACCTCGAGCACCCTCACTTCATTGAAGTCCCCCTTTGCTCCCCCGAGGGACTCTACCTAAAAG ATGTGATCGAGAGGCTTAATGTGCTGAGGGGGAAAGGGATGGCCGCCATGTATTCGTGGTCTTGCAAGAG GGGCTACAAGAATGGCTTCGTGTGGCATGATCTCTCCGAGGACGATCTGATTCTGCCGGCACAGGGAAATGAGTATGTGCTCAAGGGTTCCGAGCTGATGAATCAAACCCCTCCAG AACGGAACAATCATGGAATGGGCAATGCTAAAATTCAGAATCTGAAGCAACCCCCTCAGGATCCATCACCGAGCAGTTATAAGGTCCAAGAAGCTTCTTGTTCTCCATCTTCGGTCGGGTTGGTAACTAAGGACACAAAGTTTCCCCCACCGTCACCTAAATATTCATCACCTCCTCCTGCTATGCAAGATGCTGAGCTATTCCCCTCAACCCATCAATTGACTTCCTCGGGGAACTTTTCGCCAGAGCCTGGTGGTCAAAGTGCCCCACGTTCAGCTGTGGGCTCTCCGAACCCGGACGAGTACAAAATCTGCAATCCTGTGGTTGGATCTCAGGATGCTTCAACCCAAACTGAGGGTGGAGATGTACAAAGAATCAAAAATAAACTGCAAAATGTTAGTGTCTCTTTCAGTGATGGTTCTCCACATAATGGCTACAATGAGAGCCAAAATGAGCAGACTCTACGTTTTAAGTTGGAACCTGAGATTGCTATAGTTGGGAGATCACCAGCAACAACAATTTCAAGTGATATTTCTTCTGGGAGGATGAATACGTTAGAATCCTTGATACGAGATGAAGTGAACAGGAGGAATAATCTTAGTGTTCTGGAAGGCGAGGAAGATTTCCACCTGAATGGACCGAAATTTAAAACCACAAGTATGCTTATGCACCTAATCACTTGCGGGTCAACCACTGTTAAAAACCACTATGGCTTTGGATTTGCGCCAACTTATAGACCAAGGATCACCAATATGAACTTCACCTCACCATTGTCTACCAATTCACTTGTTATGGGTGAGATAAACTGCCTTGCAGAGAGCCAAAGAGAAATAGGGAAGGGGCTAAAGCTGAACGAAAGTTTTGGAAGGAGCATGAATGAAACAAAGTACAATGAAGAAATTGGCGGACTTCCTCATATAAAACAATCTTCATCTATCGATGAGGACAG AATTCTTGACATGCCTTATAATTCCAGAAGAGATGGCAAAAAGGCTGTCGATTTATCTGAGTCTAAGTTTCTCCTTAGGACCATCAAACTTGCAACCTCGAAGCATTCAAGGAACGATCAGAATGAATCAGCAGTGAGCCCAGTTTTAGATACAAGGATGTCTCCTGCCATGCCAGCTATTTGCAAATCCTCACCACTCAATTCATCAAACGGGGGAAGCAAACGGATTATAGAGAGTTCCTCAATAAATGGAACATCTGCTAGGTTAGAGTCTTTTAGAAACAGGACTCCTTGTCAAGAAACAGTGATTCAAATTGAAGAAAG GCTAACTTCAGGAGCTCGAGTTATCATCCAATCTGGATCTCGGAGTGACAATAGTGAAGGTAGTTCTGATTGA
- the LOC121969585 gene encoding protein SOSEKI 3-like isoform X2 — MDARMRRYAPQVSPDRTRVWAEPPPKHHFHAQERQQGGKIPVVYYLCRNRHLEHPHFIEVPLCSPEGLYLKDVIERLNVLRGKGMAAMYSWSCKRGYKNGFVWHDLSEDDLILPAQGNEYVLKGSELMNQTPPERNNHGMGNAKIQNLKQPPQDPSPSSYKVQEASCSPSSVGLVTKDTKFPPPSPKYSSPPPAMQDAELFPSTHQLTSSGNFSPEPGGQSAPRSAVGSPNPDEYKICNPVVGSQDASTQTEGGDVQRIKNKLQNVSVSFSDGSPHNGYNESQNEQTLRFKLEPEIAIVGRSPATTISSDISSGRMNTLESLIRDEVNRRNNLSVLEGEEDFHLNGPKFKTTSMLMHLITCGSTTVKNHYGFGFAPTYRPRITNMNFTSPLSTNSLVMGEINCLAESQREIGKGLKLNESFGRSMNETKYNEEIGGLPHIKQSSSIDEDRTIKLATSKHSRNDQNESAVSPVLDTRMSPAMPAICKSSPLNSSNGGSKRIIESSSINGTSARLESFRNRTPCQETVIQIEERLTSGARVIIQSGSRSDNSEGSSD, encoded by the exons ATGGACGCCAGGATGAGGAGGTACGCGCCGCAGGTCAGCCCGGACCGGACCAGAGTGTGGGCGGAGCCGCCGCCGAAGCACCACTTCCACGCGCAGGAGCGCCAGCAAGGGGGGAAGATTCCGGTTGTCTATTACCTCTGCCGGAATCGACACCTCGAGCACCCTCACTTCATTGAAGTCCCCCTTTGCTCCCCCGAGGGACTCTACCTAAAAG ATGTGATCGAGAGGCTTAATGTGCTGAGGGGGAAAGGGATGGCCGCCATGTATTCGTGGTCTTGCAAGAG GGGCTACAAGAATGGCTTCGTGTGGCATGATCTCTCCGAGGACGATCTGATTCTGCCGGCACAGGGAAATGAGTATGTGCTCAAGGGTTCCGAGCTGATGAATCAAACCCCTCCAG AACGGAACAATCATGGAATGGGCAATGCTAAAATTCAGAATCTGAAGCAACCCCCTCAGGATCCATCACCGAGCAGTTATAAGGTCCAAGAAGCTTCTTGTTCTCCATCTTCGGTCGGGTTGGTAACTAAGGACACAAAGTTTCCCCCACCGTCACCTAAATATTCATCACCTCCTCCTGCTATGCAAGATGCTGAGCTATTCCCCTCAACCCATCAATTGACTTCCTCGGGGAACTTTTCGCCAGAGCCTGGTGGTCAAAGTGCCCCACGTTCAGCTGTGGGCTCTCCGAACCCGGACGAGTACAAAATCTGCAATCCTGTGGTTGGATCTCAGGATGCTTCAACCCAAACTGAGGGTGGAGATGTACAAAGAATCAAAAATAAACTGCAAAATGTTAGTGTCTCTTTCAGTGATGGTTCTCCACATAATGGCTACAATGAGAGCCAAAATGAGCAGACTCTACGTTTTAAGTTGGAACCTGAGATTGCTATAGTTGGGAGATCACCAGCAACAACAATTTCAAGTGATATTTCTTCTGGGAGGATGAATACGTTAGAATCCTTGATACGAGATGAAGTGAACAGGAGGAATAATCTTAGTGTTCTGGAAGGCGAGGAAGATTTCCACCTGAATGGACCGAAATTTAAAACCACAAGTATGCTTATGCACCTAATCACTTGCGGGTCAACCACTGTTAAAAACCACTATGGCTTTGGATTTGCGCCAACTTATAGACCAAGGATCACCAATATGAACTTCACCTCACCATTGTCTACCAATTCACTTGTTATGGGTGAGATAAACTGCCTTGCAGAGAGCCAAAGAGAAATAGGGAAGGGGCTAAAGCTGAACGAAAGTTTTGGAAGGAGCATGAATGAAACAAAGTACAATGAAGAAATTGGCGGACTTCCTCATATAAAACAATCTTCATCTATCGATGAGGACAG GACCATCAAACTTGCAACCTCGAAGCATTCAAGGAACGATCAGAATGAATCAGCAGTGAGCCCAGTTTTAGATACAAGGATGTCTCCTGCCATGCCAGCTATTTGCAAATCCTCACCACTCAATTCATCAAACGGGGGAAGCAAACGGATTATAGAGAGTTCCTCAATAAATGGAACATCTGCTAGGTTAGAGTCTTTTAGAAACAGGACTCCTTGTCAAGAAACAGTGATTCAAATTGAAGAAAG GCTAACTTCAGGAGCTCGAGTTATCATCCAATCTGGATCTCGGAGTGACAATAGTGAAGGTAGTTCTGATTGA
- the LOC121969586 gene encoding superoxide dismutase [Cu-Zn], chloroplastic-like isoform X2 produces MAAQYQTLSLSSSSCARPLHAAFLARPLGLSLSTSSLAPGAAAVRRLVVVAAVKKAVAVLKGTSNVEGVVTLVQENDGPTIVNVRVTGLTPGLHGFHLHEYGDTTNGCISTGAHFNPNKMTHGAPEDEIRHAGDLGNIVADFEGVAEATIVDKQIPLSGPNSVVGRAFVVHELEDDLGKGGHELSLTTGNAGGRLACGVVGLTLLESLLETLS; encoded by the exons ATGGCAGCGCAATACCAAACCCTCagtctctcttcttcctcctgtgCTCGCCCTTTACACGCCGCCTTCCTCGCCCGGCCGCTCGGTCTCTCCCTTTCGACCTCCTCGCTCGCCCCCGGAGCTGCCGCTGTTAGGCGCCTCGTGGTCGTCGCTGCAGTCAAGAAGGCCGTCGCCGTCCTCAAGGGTACCTCCAACGTAGAGGGGGTCGTCACCCTCGTCCAGGAAAATGATG GTCCTACAATTGTGAATGTTCGTGTCACTGGACTCACCCCTGGACTTCATGGTTTTCATCTT CATGAGTATGGTGATACAACTAATGGTTGCATATCAACAG GGGCTCATTTCAACCCTAACAAAATGACACACGGTGCTCCTGAAGATGAAATACGTCATGCAGGTGACCTAGGAAATATTGTTGCTGACTTTGAAG GTGTGGCTGAGGCTACAATTGTGGATAAGCAG ATACCATTATCTGGCCCGAATTCTGTAGTTGGCCGTGCCTTCGTGGTCCATGAACTTGAGGATGATCTTGGTAAAG gTGGTCATGAACTTAGCCTGACCACTGGAAATGCTGGAGGAAGATTGGCATGCG GTGTTGTCGGTTTGACTCTACTGGAGTCATTACTTGAGACGCTTTCTTAG
- the LOC121969586 gene encoding superoxide dismutase [Cu-Zn], chloroplastic-like isoform X1: MAAQYQTLSLSSSSCARPLHAAFLARPLGLSLSTSSLAPGAAAVRRLVVVAAVKKAVAVLKGTSNVEGVVTLVQENDGPTIVNVRVTGLTPGLHGFHLHEYGDTTNGCISTGAHFNPNKMTHGAPEDEIRHAGDLGNIVADFEGVAEATIVDKQIPLSGPNSVVGRAFVVHELEDDLGKGGHELSLTTGNAGGRLACGMWIGNEIRSTRWKGIALKSFFRCCRNWYFYLSKSDCAEYLFQV, translated from the exons ATGGCAGCGCAATACCAAACCCTCagtctctcttcttcctcctgtgCTCGCCCTTTACACGCCGCCTTCCTCGCCCGGCCGCTCGGTCTCTCCCTTTCGACCTCCTCGCTCGCCCCCGGAGCTGCCGCTGTTAGGCGCCTCGTGGTCGTCGCTGCAGTCAAGAAGGCCGTCGCCGTCCTCAAGGGTACCTCCAACGTAGAGGGGGTCGTCACCCTCGTCCAGGAAAATGATG GTCCTACAATTGTGAATGTTCGTGTCACTGGACTCACCCCTGGACTTCATGGTTTTCATCTT CATGAGTATGGTGATACAACTAATGGTTGCATATCAACAG GGGCTCATTTCAACCCTAACAAAATGACACACGGTGCTCCTGAAGATGAAATACGTCATGCAGGTGACCTAGGAAATATTGTTGCTGACTTTGAAG GTGTGGCTGAGGCTACAATTGTGGATAAGCAG ATACCATTATCTGGCCCGAATTCTGTAGTTGGCCGTGCCTTCGTGGTCCATGAACTTGAGGATGATCTTGGTAAAG gTGGTCATGAACTTAGCCTGACCACTGGAAATGCTGGAGGAAGATTGGCATGCG GCATGTGGATTGGAAATGAAATCCGGTCGACGAGATGGAAAGGAATTGCGTTGAAAAGTTTCTTTAGATGCTGCCGTAACTGGTACTTTTACTTGTCTAAAAGTGACTGTGCAGAATATCTTTTTCAAGTATAA
- the LOC121969586 gene encoding superoxide dismutase [Cu-Zn], chloroplastic-like isoform X3, with protein MAAQYQTLSLSSSSCARPLHAAFLARPLGLSLSTSSLAPGAAAVRRLVVVAAVKKAVAVLKGTSNVEGVVTLVQENDGPTIVNVRVTGLTPGLHGFHLHEYGDTTNGCISTGAHFNPNKMTHGAPEDEIRHAGDLGNIVADFEGVAEATIVDKQLAVPSWSMNLRMILVKVVMNLA; from the exons ATGGCAGCGCAATACCAAACCCTCagtctctcttcttcctcctgtgCTCGCCCTTTACACGCCGCCTTCCTCGCCCGGCCGCTCGGTCTCTCCCTTTCGACCTCCTCGCTCGCCCCCGGAGCTGCCGCTGTTAGGCGCCTCGTGGTCGTCGCTGCAGTCAAGAAGGCCGTCGCCGTCCTCAAGGGTACCTCCAACGTAGAGGGGGTCGTCACCCTCGTCCAGGAAAATGATG GTCCTACAATTGTGAATGTTCGTGTCACTGGACTCACCCCTGGACTTCATGGTTTTCATCTT CATGAGTATGGTGATACAACTAATGGTTGCATATCAACAG GGGCTCATTTCAACCCTAACAAAATGACACACGGTGCTCCTGAAGATGAAATACGTCATGCAGGTGACCTAGGAAATATTGTTGCTGACTTTGAAG GTGTGGCTGAGGCTACAATTGTGGATAAGCAG TTGGCCGTGCCTTCGTGGTCCATGAACTTGAGGATGATCTTGGTAAAG gTGGTCATGAACTTAGCCTGA